The DNA segment GGCTCTCGTCATATAGGATCACGGAGGGCGTTATCCTCTCAAGCAGCGTGTCACCGACTATCGCGTGCGTCCCGTCGAGTGACTCGAGCACTATGTGGCCAGGCGTGTGTCCTGGGGCTGGGAGAGCCCTATACTCCGCCTCACCGAGCTTCAAGATGTCCCCAGGGTAGATAGGCCTGAGGTCTAGCGACGAGAATGCCCTGTAAGCTAGAATAGTCCTGAAAACCGGATGGGTCCTCCTGATAGACTCTATAACAGCTTCTGGCACGCCATGCTCCCTATAGAGGCTTAGAATGTTCTCCACGAACATGTCGGGCGATCCGCTGCGCAGGGGGGTGTCGAGCTCTCCCACGCCGATGAATACCGTGGGCTCGAAAACCTCCTTAAGGATCGCCGCGCCGCTCATATGGTCTACGTGAAAATGAGTGATAACTATTTTGCCCACGCCCTCTATCCTACCCCTAATCTTGTTCTTGACCTTGGCTATCAGGTCGTGTATGCTCCTGGCAGAATACATCCCCGCATCGACAATATCAACCTCTCCAGAGTCCTTCCTGAACACGGCGACGTTAACAGAGCCGAGGCTCTGTATCGGTATCCAGACGTTTACCATAGAAAAAGGTTTTTTCACACTAGACAATACTCCAAACCCCCAGTAAGAGGGAGGGTTCACCGCGGAAAATAACGGTCACGCCTGCACAATAGAGTCTCTCATAGCGAGTTTGCATGACTACCCGTGTAATACTGGCGCTACCCACGCTAGACTACATCAGGCCTAAACCAGTAGCGGGGTTTGAAAATTGATACTGAGCGACAGGGATATCAGGGGTCTGCTTGCCATCGGAGACCTCGTAGTGAATCCTCTTTCGGGAGATACTGTTAGGGAGAACGGGCTGGACCTTAGGCTGGGCCGAGGGTACTGTAGGTTCAGGTCAACTGGGCGTGTTCTCGACCCTAGGGCCCCGGGAGAGGCCAGCGACTTCTATGAGTGCAGCGAGGCAGACGAGATAATTGTTGGGCCGGGGGAGCATATGCTCCTCCACACACTAGAGTATATCAGGCTACCCAGCTATGTTGCCGGCCTTGTAAACCTTAGGAGCACATGGGCTAGAACGGGGATATATATACCGGCGACCGTTGTTGACGCGGGTTTCGAGGGCCAGCTAACTATAGAGGTTATAGGCTCAGGGTTCCCTGTGAAGCTCTACCCCGGGGACAGGTTCCTACACCTCGTCCTCGTCAAGCTCCAGAGCCCAGCGGAGAACCCCTATAAAGGGCGCTACCAGGGGCAGAGGGGGGTGAGGCTGCCTAAGCTCTTCGCCGAAAATACCGGGTAGCTCCTGAGGCGGCCGCTGCGGACGCAGAAGCCAGCAGCGGGTAGTATAGTAGGGGGAGAAAGCCCGCTGGCCCGGCTACGTCGGCCTGGAGCTGTAGAGCTGATAGGAGAGGTGCCTCAGCCGCCACCGCCAAAACGTAGCCGGTGAGTGCCGAGACTGCCGCCACCGCGGGGCGGAGCCCCCGGGATAATAG comes from the Aeropyrum camini SY1 = JCM 12091 genome and includes:
- a CDS encoding MBL fold metallo-hydrolase — translated: MKKPFSMVNVWIPIQSLGSVNVAVFRKDSGEVDIVDAGMYSARSIHDLIAKVKNKIRGRIEGVGKIVITHFHVDHMSGAAILKEVFEPTVFIGVGELDTPLRSGSPDMFVENILSLYREHGVPEAVIESIRRTHPVFRTILAYRAFSSLDLRPIYPGDILKLGEAEYRALPAPGHTPGHIVLESLDGTHAIVGDTLLERITPSVILYDESHDPLGHYLKTLEMLAQKNYLVAYPGHGNPIISPAERARELVEHHRKRLEEVLSLLRRKGSMTGYEVASSMKWRTSYSNWAEYPPVEKFFAIGEALAHLKRLQVEMKVEVIERDGVKKFRIL
- the dcd gene encoding dCTP deaminase → MILSDRDIRGLLAIGDLVVNPLSGDTVRENGLDLRLGRGYCRFRSTGRVLDPRAPGEASDFYECSEADEIIVGPGEHMLLHTLEYIRLPSYVAGLVNLRSTWARTGIYIPATVVDAGFEGQLTIEVIGSGFPVKLYPGDRFLHLVLVKLQSPAENPYKGRYQGQRGVRLPKLFAENTG